Genomic window (Methanococcoides methylutens):
TTTTGAGGACATGGTCTTCGGACATTCCCTTTATCCCATAAGTACTGGCTTTGATCTTGAGATCGGAGCCGGTTATACTTCTGCAGAAGTGAATTATGCACCCCGTCCATCCTCAGGAGAATCTAAAGAGAAACTTATCGCAGAATATGAAAAGATCACAACTGATATCCTTCAAAGGATGGTTCAGGTGGGCTTTCCTTCTGTAGTGCTTGAGACCGAACATGTTCTTCAGATGACCACTAATCCTGAATGGGGAGCAGAGGTCGCACATGCTCAGAAGACCATCATGGAAGAATATTACGATGAATATGGTATCAAATGCGCATTGCGCAATACTCTTGCCGATATCCGCGGAGGTCGTGAAAGTCTTGACCTGCGTGGAGATCCTTATGATGTTCTTATGGAATCTTTTGAACAGGTAGCGTCCAGCGGTGCGGATATGCTTTCGATCGAATCACTTGGAGGAAAGGGTGCTTTTGACTCCGCGATCCTGCGTAACGACATACCTGGAATTTTGTTCTCAATAGGAATTCTTGGAACTATTGATGTTGAATTCATCTGGTCCGAGATAAGCAGCATCGCAAAGAAACACAATGTTATTGCTGCAGGAGATACCGATTGTTCACAGGCAAACACTGCTATGTTCATTGCAGGAGGTCTCCTTGACAGAAAACTTGCTCACACAATGGCTATAGTTGCAAGAGCTATATCTGCACCAAGATCGCTTGCTGCATACGAGGCAGGAGCAGTCGGACCAGGAAAGGATTGTGGTTACGAGAATACGATCATAAAGGCAATTACAGGTTACCCCATTTCACAGGAAGGAAAGGCTTCCACCTGCGCTCATTCGGATCTGATGGGCAATCTTGTCATGCAGTGCTGTGATCTCTGGTCTAATGAGTCTGTAGAATATCACGGCGAATTTGGTGGTACAAGTGTCCAGTGCTGGGGTGAAACACTATCCTATGATTGCTCAATGTTGAATGCGGCTATTGAAGCTGGTTATGGAAAAGTGTTCAGGGATGTGCTTATGGTTTCGGATCGTTACCGTGATCCTCAGGCCTTCATGCTTGCATTTGATAATGCGTACAGGATAGGAGAAGCCATCGTAAAGGATGGGGATGACATCTATTTACGTTCCAGGAACGCTGCAATTGAAGCCTGTGATATTATTGAAGCAGGTTCAAAGGGACAGTTAGAACTTTCCAAGTTCGAGAAAGCATCTCTGGCAAATGCTACTAAGATACTTAATTCCCTTACCGATGAAAAAGATGTTTTTATTGAAGAGCAAATGGACAAATTCAAAGCTGAAATGCCTGAATTCAGACCTGAAAATTATGGTTATTAAAAAAATATCTTCTCATTTTCTACTTTTTCTTTTAAATTTTGGCACAATCTTTCTTTTTATAATTGCGGTACAGTGTTATTTCCTGCTGATCAAGATAATCTTTTTGTCAAGTCAAAGGTTGCGCAGAGATTTGCTATTTAAGTGTTATGGCATACCAAAGAGTTGCCAATCATTAATGATTATTATAAAAGATCAATTATATTTGCATAACCATACCAATCTTTACAAAATATTTCTATATTAATATTCCACGATTTGTTTGTTTTTTGATTATTCTGCCTAATGTTGGTGTTTTTAATATCTGTTAATAATAAATTAAATTGTTATACGCAATATAAGACTTTCTACAACATTGTATCTAGTTTTAAGAAATATTGGTTAATTAAAGCCTATTATCGGAATCAATAGACATTAATTTTAACATTTAATATGTTTGATCACATCTTCAGTAAGGAGGTAGATTTATATATAAGTTCAAAATAAACGACTATATTTTATATTATATAAGAATATCTATACTACAAAACATTATATTTTTTATTAATACTACCAAATTTATAAATTTTCATTATCAACAGACGTATTTTATGTTTCAAATTTACTATTGAATATTATGAAATTCATTCGTTGTATTTATATAGTAAAACTAGTAAAACAATATGTTTATATATGTAAATACCAGACGTTTTATTAGGATTTCAGGTTGAAATCTTATGGATTGGATCGAAGGCGATCTTCTAAATTTAGAATGTTCGTCTCAATACATAAAAAAGAACAAAGGAAGCAAAACATGACCAGTCTCGATATAGACCCCAGTGAAATTCTGGTAAGGTACAATGTAAAAATGGAAAAGGCAATGACGCCTGAAGACGCTGCAGCTGAACTCTATCCAAAGGAAGAGTTATTCAGACCAATTGCAGAAGCTATCTTTGAAGGCGAGGAAGACGACGTTATCGAAGGCCTTGAAGCTGCAATCGCTGCAGGCAAGGATCCAATTGCATTGATCGACGATGCCCTTATGGTAGGTATGAAGGTTGTCACAGATCTGTACGACGAAGGAATAATTTTCCTGCCAAACGTCATGATGTCTGCAGATGCAATGCTCGATGGTATCGAATTCTGTAAAGGACAATCTAACGAAGCTCCTGTTTCAAAGGGCAAGGTCGTATGCCACGTAGCAGAAGGAGATGTTCACGATATCGGTAAATCCATTGTTGCTGCACTTCTCAGGGCAAACGGATATGAAGTAGTTGACCTTGGACGTGACGTTCCTGTGGACGAAGTTATCGAGGCTGTCAAAGCTGAGAACCCAATCATGCTTACAGGTACTGCACTGATGACAACAACAATGTACGCTTTCAAGGCTGTCAATGACAGGCTTCTTGAAGCAGGTCTTAAGGTCCCATTCGCCTGCGGTGGCGGAGCAGTTAATCAGGACTTTGTTGCTACCTATGACCTGGGTGTCTACGGTGAAGAAGCTGCTGACGCACCAAAGATGGCAGATAAGATAGTTGCCGGTGCAAGTATTAGCGCACTGAAAGAGGAATTCCATAAACACTAAGAGGTGAGAAAAATGGCAATCAACAGATACACAAAAATGGCATATGGCAGTGCAGATGATATGATCTTCGGTAAGTCAAAGTTCCCTGTAAAGGCAGGACTTGATCTCGAGATCGGTGGCGGATACACATCCCCTGAAGTAAACTATGCTCCAAGACCTGAAGCAGGTGCATCAAAGGAGAAACTCGTCAAGGAATACCAGAGGATCACCACAGATATCATGAACCGTATGGTTCAGGTAGGTTTCCCATCTGTAGTACTCGAAACAGAACACGTCGAGCAGATGACCAACAACCCAACATGGGGAGGAGAGGTCGCACACGCACAGAAAGAGATCATGGAAGAGTTCCACGATGAGTACGGCATCAAATGTGCATTAAGACACACACCTGGTGATATCCGTGAAGATCGTGACTTCCTTGGCCTTAGAGGAGATAAGTTCAATGTCCTGATGGAGTCCTTTGAAGAGGTTGCTGCAAACGGTGCTGACCTTCTTTCTGTAGAATCAATGGGTGGTAAGGAAGTATTCGATTATGCTATCCTGAGGAACGATGTTCCTGGTATGCTCTATGCTATTGGATGCCTTGGTACCATGGATATGGATTTCCTCTGGCAGGAGATCGCCAGTGTTGCAAAGAAGCACAACGTCGTTGCAGCTGGTGATACTGACTGTTCCGAAGCAAATACTGCAATGTTCATTGGTGGCGGTCTGCTTGACAAGAACCTTGCTCACACTCTTGCAATCATTGCAAGGGCTATCTCAGCACCAAGATCACTCGCAGCATACGAGGCAGGAGCTGTAGGTCCAGGTAAGGACTGTGGATATGAGAACACCGTAATAAAGGCAATCACAGGTATGCCAATGACACAGGAAGGTAAGACTTCCACATGTGCACACTCTGATGTCATGGGTAACCTTGTCATGCAGTGCTGTGACCTCTGGTCAAACGAGTCTGTAGAATACCACGCAGAGTTCGGTGGTACATCCGTACAGTGCTGGTCAGAGTCCCTCGGCTACGACTGTGCTTTGATGAACACTGCACTTGCAACAGGCCAGGAGAAGACCCTCAGAGACTTGTTCACACTTTCCGACAAGTACAGGGATCCACAGGGCTATGTTCTTGCATATGACAATGCATACCGCGTTGGTGAGGCAATTGTCAAGGACGGAAACGACATCTACCTCCGTGCAAAGAATGCTGCAATCAAGTCTGTAGAGATCATGGAAGAAGGTGCTGCTGGCAAGCTCGACCTCACAAGGTTCGAGATGGGTGCACTCACAGATGCAAAGGCTGCACTGGAAGCACTTACAGACGACCAGGACACCTTCATGAGCGACTGCATGGCTAAGTACAAGGAAGAAGTCAAGGTATTCCTGCCTGAGAACTACGGTCTCTAAGCAGATTACCGGAAAGTTCTCCCAAACGTGGACTGTAGCCCCGGATCTTTCGGGGCTACTTTTCATCACCTTGTATTACAGACGTTTTAAAACCCCCTTTACTAACTACGATAACACCCTTTACCTAAACCAAATAAACAGATAGGAGGCGATATCCAGGAATTTACAAACTCCTTTATCTCCTTACAATTGTGAGTTTTTTTTATGAGCGAGATTTCGCATTATAATTCATTGTAATTTAGATTTATTTATTTATTTATTTATTTATTTATATAATAATAATTGATAGTTTACAACATCCATTATTACAATAAAACAGGAAGTGATTCTATTTGACAAATAATGAAGAGACACCAGAGAACTGTATTTTATGTAAGCCTGAGAATGAATTTCACATAATCGATAAAACATCAGATCATGCACCACTCGGATTCATGGGACTTGGTCTTGCTGCTACAATGCTTGGCCTGATGGGGTCAGGATTCTTTGCAGATGCTACGATGGTAGTATCAATGTCCATCTTCCTTGGTGGATTTGCACAAGTATTTGCAGGTATTGAAGGCTGGAAGAAAGGAGATGTTTTCGGAGCAACAGCATTCTCAGCCTTTGGTTTATTCTGGTTCTCCTTTGCGTTCATACTGATGTCCACAGGACTTGCAAGTGGTGTTCTCGGTGCAGCCAGTGCAGCATCCGTTGGTTTCTACCTTCTTATATGGGGTCTGGTTTCCCTGGTCCTATTGCTTGTTACATTCAAAATCGGCATCAAGGCAATAATTGTGGTATTCGTCACACTCACACTGACATTTTTACTGAATGCAGCAGCAAACTTTGGAATTGGAGTTGGTTCACTTGCAGGTTATATGACCTTATTACTTGGTCTTTCTGCAATGTATACTTCACTTGCACTTGTAACGAATTCCGTATTTGGCAAGACAGTTGTACCACTGTAAATCTACGACATAAGATACGTATTAAAGGTTATCAGCCGGCATTTAAACGGCTGTGACCTTATATGAAAAATGAAGGGATCAATATGTGGACCATCTATTCAATAAAGGGAATATCATTTGCCTTCCTTTTAGTTTACCTGGCAATTGCAATGCTTGAATTAACTATAGGAATTTATGCTGGCCTCTCTGCAATTGAATCAATTGGATATTATTCGCTGTTTATTTGTATAATCGGATCTGCCAGAATATTTGTTCCACAGATAGTCTCTCAGTTTACCGACAAAGATCATCCATATGGATACAAAAAATATGGTTCATTGATGTCTCTTTTTGTTGCCTTAATGTTTGTTCTGTTTGGCATCTATGTTCTAAAAACGATGATTACAGCTATATCAGTCGATAATTATTACAAATTTTATCCATTTGTACTTGCCACATTGTTTGTTGCAATAATTCTGGATATTTTAATATTAAAAAACAAAAAAGAGGAAGCATTCTTAGGACTAAAAGATATTTTCACTCCATCTATGGTGGAAACCGACCTTTTATTATCAATTGTAGTTGCAGGGATTCTGATATCCGGAACAATCTATCCACTGGCAGAAATTCTGGTCGTATTTCTTATCGTTGCATTTCTTTTCAAGGAGTGTGCATCCATCATTGTCGAATCCAGTAATACATTATGTGATGGCTGTAGGCTAGATGAAAATACTGTATGCAGAATAGTGAATTCGATAGATGGAGTGGAGGATTGCTATATGGTTCGTGCGCATGGAGCTTCGCAGAGCATTTTTGTTGATCTCCGTGTTAAAGTGTTGTCTGATATGCATATAAGGGACACACAAAGGTTGGTGGCACGCATCGAAAATGATCTGAAAAGAACTTATAGAGGGGTTTCGGACGTATTTGTTCACGTCGAACCCCTGTGAACTTAATCTTTGTGATGTGAATTACAGGCTGAATTGGATCATACCTGTCCGATCTGGCCATTAGAAAGAACGGTGATAAATAATGCAGTATAGTTTAGGCATTGATGCAGGCGGAACATATACGGACGCGATACTTGTGAGGGATGCGGACAGATCGGTAGTGACTTCCAATAAGGCACTGACAACATATCCTGATCTGATCGAGGGAATTCAGAATGCAATTAATGGAATTGATGAAGAATACCTGAGAAAAGTAAAACTTGTGTCGCTTTCCACAACACTTGCCACAAATACTGTTCTTGAAGATACCGGCTATCCGGTAGGTCTTATTCTTGCAGGTGATCATAATATTGAGAAGGATTTCCCAACGAATGATATCATTTTTGTTTCAGGTGGCCATGACCATATGGGAGAAGAAATGGCACCTTTGGATATAGAAGCTGTGAAGAACTTCGTTCTGAGGGTAAAGGATAATGTATCAGCTTTTGCTGTATCCGGACATTTTAGCATACGCAATCCTGAACATGAACTCCGGGTAAAGGAGATGATCACAAAGCTCACAGGTAAACCGGTAGTATGTGGGCATGAACTTTCCCAGGATATAGGTGCCTATGAGAGATCAGTAACAGCTTATCTTAACGCACAATTACTCCCTGTTGGAAAACATTTCATTAATGCAATAATATCCGAAATGAAGAGAAGGCAGATGGATGCAAGGCTCATCATGCTCAAATGCGATGGTTCTGTGGTTGGTATCAGGGATGCACTGGAAAGACCCATCGAAACGATATTCTCAGGTCCTGCTGCAAGTCTGATCGGTGCCTCCTATCTTTCTGATATTGATACATGCGCTGTCATAGATGTTGGTGGTACAAGTACTGACGTTTCCATGCTTTGTGAAAACGTTCCGGACCTCAGTGAAGCAGGTGCAATTGTTGGTGGCTGGCAGACAAAGGTCAAGGCAATTCATATGGAAACATCTGCAATGGGTGGTGACAGCCATATCTGGACCAAGGACAAAAACATCCACATCGGTCCCAGGAGAGTAGAACCTTTATGTCTTGCTGCTGTTAAATATAAAGGATTTCTCGAAAAATTAAAGAGAATTGTAGTTCCTTCTCGCAGGCTTTTTGATGAGAATATCCAGCCAACCAAGTTCTTTGTAAGAACTAACCATGAGATCGTTGAACTGACAGAGAATGAGGAGATGGTCCTGTCTGTGATAGGTATAGATCCTGTTTCGTTCGATGATATGAGTAACAGACTTAAAAAACCCCCATCTTCCTTTGTATTGAGCTCTCTCATAAAGAAAAGATTAATCCAGGCCATCGGTTTTACACCAACAGATGTACTGCATGTTCTTGGTGAGTATAATGAATGGAACTCAGAGGCATCCAAATTGGGTGCTGATGTCATTGCAAAGCTGAACAATACCGGTAAATATGAGCTTTCTGCCTCTCTTAAAAAAAGATTTGCCAGGAACATGTCACTTGAACTGATGTCTTATATCCTTCCGGGAGTGGACCGTTCAGGAATTGAAAAGATCGTTGATGGAAAGTTCAAGGCAAAGTTCGACGTGGAAATTCCAGTAATACTTCTTGGAGGGCCTGTAATAGCCTATAAGGATGAGGTCAGATCTTTCATAAACGCTGACGTGATAGTTCCGGATCATGCTGAAGTGGGTAATGCTGCAGGTGCTCTTTTTGGCAAAGGCATCAAAAGGATCGAAATTATGATAAAACCGGTTTCAGTGAATGATCCAGATAGGGATTTCTTTGTATTCTCTCCTGATGGAAGGCTAAAGTTTGACACATACGTACAGGCATTAACTTTTGCTAACGATCATGGCAGATCGATGGCCTATAGCTACATGAGTGAATGTGGTATTCGGGAAAGTAACGTTAATGTAACGGTAACGGAAAAGCATGTTTCACCGGAAGGCTGGCGCCATCCACCGATGGAGTCAAAAATAACTTTTGTTGGTGTCGGTATTATTTGAATTTGAATGAAGAAAAGTTAGATATATCTTCATAAAAGAAGCAAGATTTGTAATCTATTATAATAAAATAGGTATGATCAAAATAAATATAGAGGAGTACACTTTAGAGTGCATCCCCATCTGTTTCGCCTGTGCGTATCCGAATAGCTCTTTCGACCGGGTAGATGAATATCTTTCCATCACCAACTTCACCCGTT
Coding sequences:
- the mtaB gene encoding methanol--corrinoid protein co-methyltransferase MtaB; translated protein: MDIKRYTKMAYDDFEDMVFGHSLYPISTGFDLEIGAGYTSAEVNYAPRPSSGESKEKLIAEYEKITTDILQRMVQVGFPSVVLETEHVLQMTTNPEWGAEVAHAQKTIMEEYYDEYGIKCALRNTLADIRGGRESLDLRGDPYDVLMESFEQVASSGADMLSIESLGGKGAFDSAILRNDIPGILFSIGILGTIDVEFIWSEISSIAKKHNVIAAGDTDCSQANTAMFIAGGLLDRKLAHTMAIVARAISAPRSLAAYEAGAVGPGKDCGYENTIIKAITGYPISQEGKASTCAHSDLMGNLVMQCCDLWSNESVEYHGEFGGTSVQCWGETLSYDCSMLNAAIEAGYGKVFRDVLMVSDRYRDPQAFMLAFDNAYRIGEAIVKDGDDIYLRSRNAAIEACDIIEAGSKGQLELSKFEKASLANATKILNSLTDEKDVFIEEQMDKFKAEMPEFRPENYGY
- the mtaC gene encoding methanol--corrinoid protein MtaC, with the translated sequence MTSLDIDPSEILVRYNVKMEKAMTPEDAAAELYPKEELFRPIAEAIFEGEEDDVIEGLEAAIAAGKDPIALIDDALMVGMKVVTDLYDEGIIFLPNVMMSADAMLDGIEFCKGQSNEAPVSKGKVVCHVAEGDVHDIGKSIVAALLRANGYEVVDLGRDVPVDEVIEAVKAENPIMLTGTALMTTTMYAFKAVNDRLLEAGLKVPFACGGGAVNQDFVATYDLGVYGEEAADAPKMADKIVAGASISALKEEFHKH
- the mtaB gene encoding methanol--corrinoid protein co-methyltransferase MtaB, with translation MAINRYTKMAYGSADDMIFGKSKFPVKAGLDLEIGGGYTSPEVNYAPRPEAGASKEKLVKEYQRITTDIMNRMVQVGFPSVVLETEHVEQMTNNPTWGGEVAHAQKEIMEEFHDEYGIKCALRHTPGDIREDRDFLGLRGDKFNVLMESFEEVAANGADLLSVESMGGKEVFDYAILRNDVPGMLYAIGCLGTMDMDFLWQEIASVAKKHNVVAAGDTDCSEANTAMFIGGGLLDKNLAHTLAIIARAISAPRSLAAYEAGAVGPGKDCGYENTVIKAITGMPMTQEGKTSTCAHSDVMGNLVMQCCDLWSNESVEYHAEFGGTSVQCWSESLGYDCALMNTALATGQEKTLRDLFTLSDKYRDPQGYVLAYDNAYRVGEAIVKDGNDIYLRAKNAAIKSVEIMEEGAAGKLDLTRFEMGALTDAKAALEALTDDQDTFMSDCMAKYKEEVKVFLPENYGL
- a CDS encoding acetate uptake transporter gives rise to the protein MTNNEETPENCILCKPENEFHIIDKTSDHAPLGFMGLGLAATMLGLMGSGFFADATMVVSMSIFLGGFAQVFAGIEGWKKGDVFGATAFSAFGLFWFSFAFILMSTGLASGVLGAASAASVGFYLLIWGLVSLVLLLVTFKIGIKAIIVVFVTLTLTFLLNAAANFGIGVGSLAGYMTLLLGLSAMYTSLALVTNSVFGKTVVPL
- a CDS encoding cation diffusion facilitator family transporter produces the protein MKNEGINMWTIYSIKGISFAFLLVYLAIAMLELTIGIYAGLSAIESIGYYSLFICIIGSARIFVPQIVSQFTDKDHPYGYKKYGSLMSLFVALMFVLFGIYVLKTMITAISVDNYYKFYPFVLATLFVAIILDILILKNKKEEAFLGLKDIFTPSMVETDLLLSIVVAGILISGTIYPLAEILVVFLIVAFLFKECASIIVESSNTLCDGCRLDENTVCRIVNSIDGVEDCYMVRAHGASQSIFVDLRVKVLSDMHIRDTQRLVARIENDLKRTYRGVSDVFVHVEPL
- a CDS encoding hydantoinase/oxoprolinase N-terminal domain-containing protein; amino-acid sequence: MQYSLGIDAGGTYTDAILVRDADRSVVTSNKALTTYPDLIEGIQNAINGIDEEYLRKVKLVSLSTTLATNTVLEDTGYPVGLILAGDHNIEKDFPTNDIIFVSGGHDHMGEEMAPLDIEAVKNFVLRVKDNVSAFAVSGHFSIRNPEHELRVKEMITKLTGKPVVCGHELSQDIGAYERSVTAYLNAQLLPVGKHFINAIISEMKRRQMDARLIMLKCDGSVVGIRDALERPIETIFSGPAASLIGASYLSDIDTCAVIDVGGTSTDVSMLCENVPDLSEAGAIVGGWQTKVKAIHMETSAMGGDSHIWTKDKNIHIGPRRVEPLCLAAVKYKGFLEKLKRIVVPSRRLFDENIQPTKFFVRTNHEIVELTENEEMVLSVIGIDPVSFDDMSNRLKKPPSSFVLSSLIKKRLIQAIGFTPTDVLHVLGEYNEWNSEASKLGADVIAKLNNTGKYELSASLKKRFARNMSLELMSYILPGVDRSGIEKIVDGKFKAKFDVEIPVILLGGPVIAYKDEVRSFINADVIVPDHAEVGNAAGALFGKGIKRIEIMIKPVSVNDPDRDFFVFSPDGRLKFDTYVQALTFANDHGRSMAYSYMSECGIRESNVNVTVTEKHVSPEGWRHPPMESKITFVGVGII